In Deinococcus cellulosilyticus NBRC 106333 = KACC 11606, a single window of DNA contains:
- a CDS encoding transglutaminase domain-containing protein, protein MEHPHLKATRILDFHMPDVQELLKSVPQTGSSRVDLQLAHQAIAEQVLPIYTVHEWQPASVTLRKGKGSCSQRIACLEAFARARNIPTRVRALWVSGTFWNARFPWTKWAIPRRILLIWPQFGLEEGWLDLDELYASTEQRISEQAPAFSNTGETLFEALTHSNMDFLGKGCEAGLCPLDQSLSRFVLEQGKWYACRDDLLTELGSFQDSLRGRMFEWIYGQRPSVVSQPSKPAG, encoded by the coding sequence ATGGAGCACCCCCACCTGAAAGCCACCAGAATTCTGGACTTTCACATGCCAGACGTTCAGGAACTGCTGAAGTCTGTTCCGCAGACAGGCTCCAGCAGAGTGGACCTGCAACTTGCCCATCAGGCCATCGCTGAGCAGGTCCTTCCCATCTACACCGTCCATGAATGGCAACCTGCTTCTGTCACACTGCGCAAGGGCAAGGGATCTTGCAGCCAGCGCATTGCCTGCCTGGAAGCTTTTGCCCGGGCCCGCAACATTCCCACCCGTGTTCGTGCCCTCTGGGTGTCTGGAACGTTCTGGAATGCACGTTTCCCCTGGACAAAATGGGCAATCCCCCGCCGGATTCTGCTGATCTGGCCTCAATTCGGGCTGGAAGAGGGGTGGCTGGATCTGGATGAACTGTATGCCAGCACAGAACAGCGCATCTCAGAACAGGCCCCCGCATTCAGCAACACTGGCGAGACCCTCTTTGAAGCCCTCACCCACAGCAACATGGACTTTCTGGGAAAAGGCTGTGAAGCCGGACTCTGCCCTCTGGACCAGAGCCTCTCCAGATTTGTGCTGGAGCAGGGAAAATGGTATGCCTGCAGAGATGACCTCCTGACAGAACTGGGCTCTTTCCAGGATTCGTTGCGGGGACGCATGTTCGAGTGGATCTATGGACAGAGGCCCAGTGTGGTCTCTCAGCCCAGCAAACCTGCTGGCTGA
- a CDS encoding ParA family protein: protein MKVITVLGFKGGVGKTTTAVHLAQALSRKGKTLLVDGDANRNTLGWASSGHLAPTTISEKQVPRHMNQGYEYMVIDSAARPSPDEVRDLAEASTLLILPTTPEAMSLQVLLETAQTLQKVGASNYRGLLTMIPPHPSKEGEEARTFLQSEGFPLLSAHVRLTKAFRDASASQVPVVQVKSAQAKNAWLDYEQVTREVLALLEEA from the coding sequence ATGAAAGTCATCACCGTTCTCGGATTCAAAGGTGGCGTGGGCAAAACCACCACCGCCGTACACCTGGCCCAGGCCCTCTCCAGAAAAGGCAAAACCCTGCTCGTGGACGGAGACGCCAACCGCAACACCCTGGGGTGGGCTTCCTCTGGTCACCTTGCCCCCACCACCATCAGCGAAAAACAGGTGCCCCGGCACATGAACCAGGGCTACGAGTACATGGTGATAGACTCTGCAGCACGCCCCAGCCCTGACGAAGTGCGTGACCTCGCAGAAGCCAGCACCTTGCTCATCCTTCCCACCACCCCCGAAGCCATGTCCCTGCAGGTGCTTCTGGAAACTGCCCAGACCCTGCAGAAGGTGGGGGCCAGCAACTACCGGGGGCTTCTCACCATGATCCCCCCTCACCCCAGCAAGGAAGGCGAAGAAGCCCGCACCTTCCTGCAATCCGAAGGCTTCCCCCTGCTTTCGGCCCACGTGCGCCTGACCAAAGCTTTCCGGGATGCCAGTGCCTCTCAGGTTCCGGTGGTGCAGGTCAAGAGTGCGCAGGCCAAAAACGCCTGGCTGGATTACGAGCAGGTCACCCGTGAAGTTCTGGCCTTGCTGGAGGAAGCCTGA